From Amycolatopsis sp. WQ 127309:
GCGGCCGTCGGGCGCGCGGCCCACGCCGTCGATGCCCGGCACGAACGGCAGCTCGGCGGACTCGGTGTAGTGCGAACCGTCGGCCTGGGAGCGCACCCTCGGGTGCAGGCCGACGGCGAGGACGTCGACGAGCACCTCGTCCGGTGTTCCGGGTGCAGGTTCGGGAAAGTCCTGGCAGGAGGGCGGTGTGCCGAACGACGTGACGACCGCTGCGCGCATGGTGACCCCTCGAGAAGTAGTTGGTAGTGCCAAGTAGATTAGCTGGCACTACCAACTAGTTCAAGGTAGCGTGGCGGCATGACCGAACCCGGGCCCGACGAGGTGCTGGACCACCTGGTCCAGGTGTCCTTCACGGTGATGGCGCTGCTCAGCCGCGCGGCGGCCGCGCACGACCTGTCGCTGACGCAGCTGCGCGCGCTGGCGATCCTGCGCGACCGCACGCCGAAGATGGCGGAACTGGCGGACTACCTCGGCCTGGACCGCTCGTCGGTGACCGGCCTGATCGACCGGGCCGTCAAGCGTGGCCTGGTCCGGCGCGAGGCCAGCGAAGACGACGGGCGCGCGGTGCGCGTCGGCCTGACCGAAGAGGCGCACCGCCTCGCCCGGAAGCTGGAGGCGGAGGTCGCCGGGCTGCTGGCGCCGCTGACCCGCGACCTCACCCCGGCCGAACGCACCCGGCTCGGCACGCTCCTCGGCCGCATGCTCCCTTGACCCGCGCAGGCTTTCGCCGAGCGGGACTCAGTCGTCCGAAGTGGACACTGCCGGCTCGGTGGACGTGCCGCTGGAACGCCGGATCAGCCAGCTGAGCGCGAAGGCCACCAGGCCGATGCACCCGGCGACGACGAACGCCATCCGCAGCCCTGAGGCGTCCGGGCTGCCCGCCGTCGCGTCCGCGGTGCCGAGCGTGGCCACGCTGACGAACAGCGCCGTGCCCATCGCGCCCGCCACCTGCTGCAGCGTCGAGAGGATCGCACTGCCGTGGGAGTACAGGTGCTCGGGCAGCACGCCGAGCGACTCCGTCATCAGCGGCGTCATCATCAGGCCCAGCCCGGCCATCAGCAGCACGTGGATCCCGATCACCGCGACCAGCGGCGACGTCGGCCCCAGCAGCGTGAACAGCCACAGCGACAGCGCCATGGCCGCCGCGCCGGGGATGACCAGCGGGCGCGCGCCCACCCGATCGAACAACGCGCCCACCGGACGGCCCAGCAGGCCCAGCACGAGCCCACCCGGCAGCACCGCCAGCCCGCTGACGAACGTGCTCGTCTTCAGCACCGTCTGCAGGTAGAGCGGCAGCAGGATCGCGGCCGCGCCGATCAGGCAGACGAACAGCAACGCCGTCAGCACCAGCGCCACCACGAACGGGCG
This genomic window contains:
- a CDS encoding MarR family winged helix-turn-helix transcriptional regulator — protein: MTEPGPDEVLDHLVQVSFTVMALLSRAAAAHDLSLTQLRALAILRDRTPKMAELADYLGLDRSSVTGLIDRAVKRGLVRREASEDDGRAVRVGLTEEAHRLARKLEAEVAGLLAPLTRDLTPAERTRLGTLLGRMLP